From the genome of Microcaecilia unicolor unplaced genomic scaffold, aMicUni1.1, whole genome shotgun sequence, one region includes:
- the LOC115458824 gene encoding uncharacterized protein C6orf132 homolog isoform X3, whose protein sequence is MKKTHSKPGTLTRLFGKKQQDNSLFVDSPPWILPQTSKRGASKEEHDTPFASFSFADDDSGTATLRNRPRVRPFLPFSSSNNQETHGLAIPTPSVPMSFADNISLGNGPKPNGNYRLYSSAGDLRQISYGDDFLEDDIPPPPSVPPPPPPSVPPPPPPSVAPPPPPPPPPPPLPREMFPSSTVSSPVSPAPPDFIPPEPPLGASPARAALLPTPTGTPFQSVSKWKSETILNTVQSDDHASIPNRNSWYVGAPNSPAHPHKSDPHLTFPRSFKVPPPAPVRSSSIPYPEQKTHQANDTFYGSNSSQTSVRPPIPSSFNPSAEAKVFSATPQELKPTNDTINKRKSVIIMEDPTSPSQSWDSNKISESSSNNPTNSPGPIPPKPVKTIPQISVSPETEGRQWNSESSNVDPTKGEIIIPSAGTLSSKDSQRPTSNIHQLKEELDAVMAVRVKQDEEVLNPRDSSDVNKLTGNMTSDFVNPDAAQLLKAVSKNIPLMPESSITKQKDDHPEDDWSPINDHSPDILGPNVSSSDVIQKQPNQIKEIQNQLSALLSGRGEKQVEEPPNLKRSVACNKFSGNGSVVDAIIPDSSKPSKTGMKLIPLLPAGGSAKKEEEDTKSSLSHAPEKVPTTVSPSPTDTTQKKQNKISKLKNDLEALLSPTKKEEKPSLKPASSKHVLDIKKDTENVKSKQINTGEPELLKAVMKKIPLLPPNGENAVKEMDSAVPDKILNNKTILDIVIPEPDYLPLDSNQEHEHSKPDRTLKTENALQISEGVSPPQYKDQQLQQTSVPQYKIHHDRKPSASSVSSLVSLTSELGQQINTTKTSINIPASSDSPAEQPSSLLTSTSRAPEQPSSLLTSTSRAPEQPSSLLTSTSRAPEQPFSLLTSTSRAPEQPFSLLTSTSRAPEQPSSLLTSTSRAPEQPSSLLTSTSRAPEQPSSLTSTSRAPEQQFSLLTSTSRAPEQPFSLLTSTSRAPEQPFSLLTSTSRAPEQPSSLLTSTSRAPEQPFSLTSTSRAPEQPFSLLTSTSRAPEQPFSLLTSTLSTPEQPSSLSTATLRTSEHPSSLSTSTSRWENRVLMHPVTGEEVEAGTPLALLLAAKSRAQKGKCSISQERPSINEKLSMKRSETSSAILQYSDSNPNSFVVVPKPQARDPQFMLNDNKECWTPMYNERPVDDTLERRNTDTKPGAFSSSTPDKLFNKASRKDEEPQKSDITRINQGLAEAVNEKNSSNASQSYLTNMSDLQVSSFYSPLPITITGQMDWKNGEPQNVVSTSLASGLLPSRNVTQSYAKDTSDFQISSFATPTPYSIGEQKREDFNYELIPPPPEFSNDIDNSVQTYSSSNIQKRDSSYQNRFPVHSETMDMNPGFSRPVYDRSYMVSQTLPNSSYRQYPSDSYSSNTSGNRNSQTLIKKRLYIPEPERPTTYGKMSMSTRTLPSPTSYHPNMNQYSSPMITDIRRTSLASRSGIPGRKMSLENPGRLIPSSAMMNEMKHKMHYPEFSYNKGASRTQHHSSPYQVTTFTVRPGTRQPISYSHQNNPY, encoded by the exons ATACACCGTTTGCATCGTTTTCGTTTGCTGATGATGATTCTGGAACGGCAACGCTCAGAAACCGACCTAGGGTCCGACCCTTCCTACCGTTCTCCTCTAGT AATAACCAGGAGACACATGGACTGGCTATTCCGACTCCCTCAGTGCCTATGAGCTTCGCTGATAATATTTCTCTAG GGAATGGGCCAAAACCGAATGGAAATTATAGACTGTACAGTTCTGCTGGAGATCTGCGACAGATTAGTTATGGTGACGATTTTCTGGAAGATGACATCCCTCCACCGCCATcagtaccaccaccaccaccgccatcagtaccaccaccgccaccaccatcagtggcaccaccacctcctccaccacctccacctcctCCATTGCCTCGAGAGATGTTTCCTTCCTCTACAGTATCCTCCCCAGTTTCTCCTGCTCCCCCTGATTTTATACCACCTGAACCACCATTGGGTGCCTCTCCAGCACGTGCAGCATTGCTCCCGACTCCTACAGGAACTCCATTCCAAAGTGTGTCAAAATGGAAATCCGAGACAATACTGAATACTGTACAGTCAGACGATCATGCTTCCATCCCAAATCGTAATTCTTGGTATGTTGGGGCTCCCAATTCCCCAGCACATCCACACAAATCTGACCCACACTTGACTTTTCCCAGGTCATTTAAAGTTCCTCCTCCAGCACCTGTGAGATCTTCATCCATCCCATATCCAGAGCAGAAAACCCACCAGGCAAATGACACTTTCTATGGTAGTAACTCCAGCCAAACATCAGTCAGACCTCCTATTCCTTCCAGTTTCAATCCAAGTGCTGAAGCTAAGGTTTTCTCTGCCACTCCCCAGGAACTGAAACCTACAAATGAcacaataaataaaagaaaatctgTGATCATCATGGAAGACCCCACAAGCCCCAGCCAGAGCTGGGACTCAAATAAAATTAGTgaaagtagtagtaataatccaACAAATTCTCCTGGACCCATACCACCAAAGCCTGTGAAGACCATTCCACAGATCTCGGTATCACCAGAAACTGAGGGAAGGCAATGGAACAGTGAAAGCTCAAACGTGGACCCCACAAAAGGAGAAATCATCATTCCTAGTGCAGGGACTCTGTCTTCCAAAGACAGTCAAAGGCCAACGAGCAACATCCATCAGCTCAAGGAAGAACTTGATGCTGTGATGGCAGTAAGAGTTAAGCAAGATGAAGAGGTTTTAAATCCCAGAGACAGTTCAGATGTGAATAAACTTACGGGAAATATGACTAGTGACTTTGTAAATCCTGATGCAGCTCAGTTGTTGAAAGCTGTAAGTAAGAACATCCCACTCATGCCTGAATCATCAATAACTAAGCAGAAAGATGACCACCCAGAGGATGATTGGTCTCCCATAAATGACCATTCTCCAGATATTTTAGGACCTAATGTGTCATCCTCTGATGTCATTCAGAAGCAGCCAAACCAAATCAAAGAAATCCAGAATCAACTTTCAGCTCTTTTATcggggagaggagagaaacaaGTAGAGGAGCCACCAAATCTTAAACGGAGTGTAGCATGCAATAAATTTAGTGGAAACGGGAGTGTTGTTGATGCAATCATTCCTGATAGTTCCAAACCATCCAAGACAGGTATGAAGTTAATTCCATTGTTACCTGCTGGAGGGAGTgcaaagaaggaggaggaggacacaaAGTCTAGTCTGTCTCACGCCCCAGAAAAGGTTCCCACGACTGTGAGCCCTAGCCCAACTGACACCACTcagaagaaacaaaacaaaattagtaAGTTAAAGAATGATCTTGAAGCTCTCTTGTCTCCtacaaaaaaagaggaaaaaccaTCACTAAAACCTGCTAGTTCCAAGCACGTTTTGGACATAAAGAAAGACACTGAAAATGTGAAGAGCAAGCAGATAAATACTGGAGAGCCTGAACTGCTGAAAGCTGTAATGAAGAAAATTCCACTTTTACCACCAAATGGGGAAAATGCAGTGAAAGAAATGGATTCAGCTGTACCAGATaagattttgaataataaaactaTTTTAGATATTGTAATTCCTGAGCCAGATTATTTGCCTCTGGATAGTAACCAGGAACATGAGCACTCAAAGCCAGATCGGACACTAAAAACAGAAAATGCTTTGCAGATATCAGAGGGAGTTTCACCTCCTCAGTACAAAGATCAACAGCTGCAGCAAACTTCAGTGCCACAGTACAAGATACACCATGATAGGAAACCCTCTGCTAGCAGTGTGTCATCACTTGTTTCTTTAACATCAGAGCTAGGTCAGCAAATAAACACCACTAAGACCTCAATCAACATTCCAGCATCTTCAGATAGTCCTGCAGAGCAACCATCCTCGTTATTGAC ATCTACATCACGTGCTCCGGAGCAACCATCCTCATTATTGACATCTACATCACGTGCTCCGGAGCAACCATCCTCGTTATTGACATCTACATCCCGTGCTCCGGAGCAACCATTCTCGTTATTGACATCTACATCCCGTGCTCCGGAGCAACCATTCTCGTTATTGACATCTACATCACGTGCTCCGGAGCAACCATCCTCATTATTGACATCTACATCACGTGCTCCGGAGCAACCATCCTCATTATTGACATCTACATCCCGTGCTCCAGAGCAACCATCCTCATTGACATCTACATCCCGTGCTCCAGAGCAACAATTCTCGTTATTGACATCTACATCCCGTGCTCCAGAGCAGCCATTCTCGTTATTGACATCTACATCCCGTGCTCCAGAGCAACCATTCTCGTTATTGACATCTACATCACGTGCTCCAGAGCAACCATCCTCATTATTGACATCTACATCCCGTGCTCCAGAGCAACCATTCTCATTGACATCTACATCCCGTGCTCCAGAGCAACCATTCTCGTTATTGACATCTACATCCCGTGCTCCAGAGCAACCATTCTCGTTATTGACATCTACATTAAGTACTCCAGAACAACCATCATCATTATCGACAGCTACGTTGCGTACTTCAGAGCACCCATCCTCATTATCGACATCTACATCACGATGGGAGAACAGGGTACTGATGCATCCTGTGACTGGCGAGGAGGTGGAGGCTGGCACGCCTTTGGCTCTACTTTTAGCTGCAAAGAGTCGAGCCCAGAAAGGAAAATGCTCCATATCCCAAGAGCGCCCTAGCATTAATGAAAAGTTGAGCATGAAAAGGTCTGAAACAAGTTCAGCAATTTTGCAGTACAGTGACTCAAATCCAAATTCTTTTGTTGTTGTGCCCAAACCCCAAGCTAGAGATCCTCAATTTATGTTAAATGACAATAAAGAGTGCTGGACACCCATGTACAATGAAAGGCCTGTAGATGATACACTGGAGAGAAGGAATACAGATACTAAACCAGGAGCATTCAGTAGCAGTACACCAGACAAACTTTTTAACAAAGCCAGTAGAAAGGATGAAGAGCCTCAAAAGTCTGACAtcacaaggataaatcaaggtctaGCAGAAGCTGTTAATGAAAAAAATTCTAGTAATGCTAGTCAGTCATATCTGACTAATATGTCAGACCTTCAGGTTTCTTCTTTCTATTCTCCTTTGCCAATTACAATAACGGGccaaatggactggaaaaatggAGAGCCTCAAAATGTTGTTTCTACGAGTCTTGCTTCAGGTCTCCTCCCATCTAGAAATGTAACACAATCATATGCCAAGGATACTTCAGACTTCCAGATCTCTTCATTTGCTACGCCTACCCCATATTCAATTGGAGAACAGAAACGGGAAGACTTTAATTATGAACTAATTCCACCGCCCCCAGAGTTTAGCAATGACATTGACAACAGTGTGCAAACATACTCAAGCTCAAACATTCAGAAAAGAGACTCTTCCTATCAAAACAGATTTCCAGTTCACAGTGAAACCATGGATATGAACCCAGGCTTCAGTAGGCCAGTCTATGACAGGAGTTACATGGTTTCGCAAACACTTCCTAATAGTAGCTACAGGCAGTACCCAAGCGATAGTTATTCTAGCAATACTTCTGGTAATCGAAACAGTCAAACTCTAATTAAGAAGCGTTTATATATTCCTGAGCCAGAGAGGCCAACAACTTATGGAAAAATGTCAATGTCTACTAGAACTCTACCTTCTCCCACCTCCTACCACCCTAACATGAATCAGTACAGCTCTCCTATGATCACAGATATTCGGCGGACTAGTTTGGCGTCAAGAAGTGGCATTCCAGGAAGGAAGATGTCACTAGAGAACCCTGGAAGGTTGATACCTTCCAGTGCCATGATGAATGAGATGAAACATAAAATGCATTATCCTGAATTTTCCTACAACAAAGGGGCGAGTAG AACACAGCATCACAGTTCCCCATACCAAGTGACAACTTTCACCGTGAGGCCAGGGACAAGACAACCTATTTCTTATTCGCACCAAAATAATCCTTACTGA
- the LOC115458824 gene encoding uncharacterized protein C6orf132 homolog isoform X1 yields the protein MKKTHSKPGTLTRLFGKKQQDNSLFVDSPPWILPQTSKRGASKEEHDTPFASFSFADDDSGTATLRNRPRVRPFLPFSSSNNQETHGLAIPTPSVPMSFADNISLGNGPKPNGNYRLYSSAGDLRQISYGDDFLEDDIPPPPSVPPPPPPSVPPPPPPSVAPPPPPPPPPPPLPREMFPSSTVSSPVSPAPPDFIPPEPPLGASPARAALLPTPTGTPFQSVSKWKSETILNTVQSDDHASIPNRNSWYVGAPNSPAHPHKSDPHLTFPRSFKVPPPAPVRSSSIPYPEQKTHQANDTFYGSNSSQTSVRPPIPSSFNPSAEAKVFSATPQELKPTNDTINKRKSVIIMEDPTSPSQSWDSNKISESSSNNPTNSPGPIPPKPVKTIPQISVSPETEGRQWNSESSNVDPTKGEIIIPSAGTLSSKDSQRPTSNIHQLKEELDAVMAVRVKQDEEVLNPRDSSDVNKLTGNMTSDFVNPDAAQLLKAVSKNIPLMPESSITKQKDDHPEDDWSPINDHSPDILGPNVSSSDVIQKQPNQIKEIQNQLSALLSGRGEKQVEEPPNLKRSVACNKFSGNGSVVDAIIPDSSKPSKTGMKLIPLLPAGGSAKKEEEDTKSSLSHAPEKVPTTVSPSPTDTTQKKQNKISKLKNDLEALLSPTKKEEKPSLKPASSKHVLDIKKDTENVKSKQINTGEPELLKAVMKKIPLLPPNGENAVKEMDSAVPDKILNNKTILDIVIPEPDYLPLDSNQEHEHSKPDRTLKTENALQISEGVSPPQYKDQQLQQTSVPQYKIHHDRKPSASSVSSLVSLTSELGQQINTTKTSINIPASSDSPAEQPSSLLTSTSRAPEQPSSLLTSTSRAPEQPSSLLTSTSRAPEQPSSLLTSTSRAPEQPFSLLTSTSRAPEQPFSLLTSTSRAPEQPSSLLTSTSRAPEQPSSLLTSTSRAPEQPSSLTSTSRAPEQQFSLLTSTSRAPEQPFSLLTSTSRAPEQPFSLLTSTSRAPEQPSSLLTSTSRAPEQPFSLTSTSRAPEQPFSLLTSTSRAPEQPFSLLTSTLSTPEQPSSLSTATLRTSEHPSSLSTSTSRWENRVLMHPVTGEEVEAGTPLALLLAAKSRAQKGKCSISQERPSINEKLSMKRSETSSAILQYSDSNPNSFVVVPKPQARDPQFMLNDNKECWTPMYNERPVDDTLERRNTDTKPGAFSSSTPDKLFNKASRKDEEPQKSDITRINQGLAEAVNEKNSSNASQSYLTNMSDLQVSSFYSPLPITITGQMDWKNGEPQNVVSTSLASGLLPSRNVTQSYAKDTSDFQISSFATPTPYSIGEQKREDFNYELIPPPPEFSNDIDNSVQTYSSSNIQKRDSSYQNRFPVHSETMDMNPGFSRPVYDRSYMVSQTLPNSSYRQYPSDSYSSNTSGNRNSQTLIKKRLYIPEPERPTTYGKMSMSTRTLPSPTSYHPNMNQYSSPMITDIRRTSLASRSGIPGRKMSLENPGRLIPSSAMMNEMKHKMHYPEFSYNKGASRTQHHSSPYQVTTFTVRPGTRQPISYSHQNNPY from the exons ATACACCGTTTGCATCGTTTTCGTTTGCTGATGATGATTCTGGAACGGCAACGCTCAGAAACCGACCTAGGGTCCGACCCTTCCTACCGTTCTCCTCTAGT AATAACCAGGAGACACATGGACTGGCTATTCCGACTCCCTCAGTGCCTATGAGCTTCGCTGATAATATTTCTCTAG GGAATGGGCCAAAACCGAATGGAAATTATAGACTGTACAGTTCTGCTGGAGATCTGCGACAGATTAGTTATGGTGACGATTTTCTGGAAGATGACATCCCTCCACCGCCATcagtaccaccaccaccaccgccatcagtaccaccaccgccaccaccatcagtggcaccaccacctcctccaccacctccacctcctCCATTGCCTCGAGAGATGTTTCCTTCCTCTACAGTATCCTCCCCAGTTTCTCCTGCTCCCCCTGATTTTATACCACCTGAACCACCATTGGGTGCCTCTCCAGCACGTGCAGCATTGCTCCCGACTCCTACAGGAACTCCATTCCAAAGTGTGTCAAAATGGAAATCCGAGACAATACTGAATACTGTACAGTCAGACGATCATGCTTCCATCCCAAATCGTAATTCTTGGTATGTTGGGGCTCCCAATTCCCCAGCACATCCACACAAATCTGACCCACACTTGACTTTTCCCAGGTCATTTAAAGTTCCTCCTCCAGCACCTGTGAGATCTTCATCCATCCCATATCCAGAGCAGAAAACCCACCAGGCAAATGACACTTTCTATGGTAGTAACTCCAGCCAAACATCAGTCAGACCTCCTATTCCTTCCAGTTTCAATCCAAGTGCTGAAGCTAAGGTTTTCTCTGCCACTCCCCAGGAACTGAAACCTACAAATGAcacaataaataaaagaaaatctgTGATCATCATGGAAGACCCCACAAGCCCCAGCCAGAGCTGGGACTCAAATAAAATTAGTgaaagtagtagtaataatccaACAAATTCTCCTGGACCCATACCACCAAAGCCTGTGAAGACCATTCCACAGATCTCGGTATCACCAGAAACTGAGGGAAGGCAATGGAACAGTGAAAGCTCAAACGTGGACCCCACAAAAGGAGAAATCATCATTCCTAGTGCAGGGACTCTGTCTTCCAAAGACAGTCAAAGGCCAACGAGCAACATCCATCAGCTCAAGGAAGAACTTGATGCTGTGATGGCAGTAAGAGTTAAGCAAGATGAAGAGGTTTTAAATCCCAGAGACAGTTCAGATGTGAATAAACTTACGGGAAATATGACTAGTGACTTTGTAAATCCTGATGCAGCTCAGTTGTTGAAAGCTGTAAGTAAGAACATCCCACTCATGCCTGAATCATCAATAACTAAGCAGAAAGATGACCACCCAGAGGATGATTGGTCTCCCATAAATGACCATTCTCCAGATATTTTAGGACCTAATGTGTCATCCTCTGATGTCATTCAGAAGCAGCCAAACCAAATCAAAGAAATCCAGAATCAACTTTCAGCTCTTTTATcggggagaggagagaaacaaGTAGAGGAGCCACCAAATCTTAAACGGAGTGTAGCATGCAATAAATTTAGTGGAAACGGGAGTGTTGTTGATGCAATCATTCCTGATAGTTCCAAACCATCCAAGACAGGTATGAAGTTAATTCCATTGTTACCTGCTGGAGGGAGTgcaaagaaggaggaggaggacacaaAGTCTAGTCTGTCTCACGCCCCAGAAAAGGTTCCCACGACTGTGAGCCCTAGCCCAACTGACACCACTcagaagaaacaaaacaaaattagtaAGTTAAAGAATGATCTTGAAGCTCTCTTGTCTCCtacaaaaaaagaggaaaaaccaTCACTAAAACCTGCTAGTTCCAAGCACGTTTTGGACATAAAGAAAGACACTGAAAATGTGAAGAGCAAGCAGATAAATACTGGAGAGCCTGAACTGCTGAAAGCTGTAATGAAGAAAATTCCACTTTTACCACCAAATGGGGAAAATGCAGTGAAAGAAATGGATTCAGCTGTACCAGATaagattttgaataataaaactaTTTTAGATATTGTAATTCCTGAGCCAGATTATTTGCCTCTGGATAGTAACCAGGAACATGAGCACTCAAAGCCAGATCGGACACTAAAAACAGAAAATGCTTTGCAGATATCAGAGGGAGTTTCACCTCCTCAGTACAAAGATCAACAGCTGCAGCAAACTTCAGTGCCACAGTACAAGATACACCATGATAGGAAACCCTCTGCTAGCAGTGTGTCATCACTTGTTTCTTTAACATCAGAGCTAGGTCAGCAAATAAACACCACTAAGACCTCAATCAACATTCCAGCATCTTCAGATAGTCCTGCAGAGCAACCATCCTCGTTATTGACATCTACATCACGTGCTCCGGAGCAACCATCCTCGTTATTGACATCTACATCACGTGCTCCGGAGCAACCATCCTCATTATTGACATCTACATCACGTGCTCCGGAGCAACCATCCTCGTTATTGACATCTACATCCCGTGCTCCGGAGCAACCATTCTCGTTATTGACATCTACATCCCGTGCTCCGGAGCAACCATTCTCGTTATTGACATCTACATCACGTGCTCCGGAGCAACCATCCTCATTATTGACATCTACATCACGTGCTCCGGAGCAACCATCCTCATTATTGACATCTACATCCCGTGCTCCAGAGCAACCATCCTCATTGACATCTACATCCCGTGCTCCAGAGCAACAATTCTCGTTATTGACATCTACATCCCGTGCTCCAGAGCAGCCATTCTCGTTATTGACATCTACATCCCGTGCTCCAGAGCAACCATTCTCGTTATTGACATCTACATCACGTGCTCCAGAGCAACCATCCTCATTATTGACATCTACATCCCGTGCTCCAGAGCAACCATTCTCATTGACATCTACATCCCGTGCTCCAGAGCAACCATTCTCGTTATTGACATCTACATCCCGTGCTCCAGAGCAACCATTCTCGTTATTGACATCTACATTAAGTACTCCAGAACAACCATCATCATTATCGACAGCTACGTTGCGTACTTCAGAGCACCCATCCTCATTATCGACATCTACATCACGATGGGAGAACAGGGTACTGATGCATCCTGTGACTGGCGAGGAGGTGGAGGCTGGCACGCCTTTGGCTCTACTTTTAGCTGCAAAGAGTCGAGCCCAGAAAGGAAAATGCTCCATATCCCAAGAGCGCCCTAGCATTAATGAAAAGTTGAGCATGAAAAGGTCTGAAACAAGTTCAGCAATTTTGCAGTACAGTGACTCAAATCCAAATTCTTTTGTTGTTGTGCCCAAACCCCAAGCTAGAGATCCTCAATTTATGTTAAATGACAATAAAGAGTGCTGGACACCCATGTACAATGAAAGGCCTGTAGATGATACACTGGAGAGAAGGAATACAGATACTAAACCAGGAGCATTCAGTAGCAGTACACCAGACAAACTTTTTAACAAAGCCAGTAGAAAGGATGAAGAGCCTCAAAAGTCTGACAtcacaaggataaatcaaggtctaGCAGAAGCTGTTAATGAAAAAAATTCTAGTAATGCTAGTCAGTCATATCTGACTAATATGTCAGACCTTCAGGTTTCTTCTTTCTATTCTCCTTTGCCAATTACAATAACGGGccaaatggactggaaaaatggAGAGCCTCAAAATGTTGTTTCTACGAGTCTTGCTTCAGGTCTCCTCCCATCTAGAAATGTAACACAATCATATGCCAAGGATACTTCAGACTTCCAGATCTCTTCATTTGCTACGCCTACCCCATATTCAATTGGAGAACAGAAACGGGAAGACTTTAATTATGAACTAATTCCACCGCCCCCAGAGTTTAGCAATGACATTGACAACAGTGTGCAAACATACTCAAGCTCAAACATTCAGAAAAGAGACTCTTCCTATCAAAACAGATTTCCAGTTCACAGTGAAACCATGGATATGAACCCAGGCTTCAGTAGGCCAGTCTATGACAGGAGTTACATGGTTTCGCAAACACTTCCTAATAGTAGCTACAGGCAGTACCCAAGCGATAGTTATTCTAGCAATACTTCTGGTAATCGAAACAGTCAAACTCTAATTAAGAAGCGTTTATATATTCCTGAGCCAGAGAGGCCAACAACTTATGGAAAAATGTCAATGTCTACTAGAACTCTACCTTCTCCCACCTCCTACCACCCTAACATGAATCAGTACAGCTCTCCTATGATCACAGATATTCGGCGGACTAGTTTGGCGTCAAGAAGTGGCATTCCAGGAAGGAAGATGTCACTAGAGAACCCTGGAAGGTTGATACCTTCCAGTGCCATGATGAATGAGATGAAACATAAAATGCATTATCCTGAATTTTCCTACAACAAAGGGGCGAGTAG AACACAGCATCACAGTTCCCCATACCAAGTGACAACTTTCACCGTGAGGCCAGGGACAAGACAACCTATTTCTTATTCGCACCAAAATAATCCTTACTGA